A stretch of Helicobacter pylori DNA encodes these proteins:
- a CDS encoding DNA-directed RNA polymerase subunit beta/beta' has product MSKKIPLKNRLRADFTKTPTDLEVPNLLLLQRDSYDSFLYSKDGKESGIEKVFKSIFPIQDEHNRITLEYAGCEFGKSKYTVREAMERGITYSIPLKIKVHLILWEKNTKSGEKNGIKDIKEQSIFIREIPLMTERTSFIINGVERVVVNQLHRSPGVIFKEEESSTSLNKLIYTGQIIPDRGSWLYFEYDSKDVLYARINKRRKVPVTILFRAMDYQKQDIIKMFYPLVKVRYENDKYLIPFASLDANQRMEFDLKDPQGKIILLAGKKLTSRKIKELKENHLEWVEYPMDILINRHLAEPVMVGKEVLLDMLTQLDKNKLEKIHDLGVQEFVIINDLALGHDASIIHSFLADYESLKLLKQTEKIDDENALAAIRIHKVMKPGDPVTTEVAKQFVKKLFFDPERYDLTMVGRMKMNHKLGLHVPDYITTLTHEDIITTVKYLMKIKNNQGKIDDRDHLGNRRIRAVGELLANELHSGLVKMQKTIKDKLTTMSGAFDSLMPHDLVNSKMITSTIMEFFMGGQLSQFMDQTNPLSEVTHKRRLSALGEGGLVKDRVGFEARDVHPTHYGRICPIETPEGQNIGLINTLSTFTRVNDLGFIEAPYKKVVDGKVVGEMIYLTAIQEDSHIIAPASTPIDEEGNILGDLIETRVEGEIVLNEKSKVTLMDLSSSMLVGVAASLIPFLEHDDANRALMGTNMQRQAVPLLRSDAPIVGTGIEKIIARDSWGAIKANRAGVVEKIDSKNIYILGEGKEEAYIDAYSLQKNLRTNQNTSFNQVPIVKVGDKVEAGQIIADGPSMDRGELALGKNVRVAFMPWNGYNFEDAIVVSERITKDDIFTSTHIYEKEVDARELKHGVEEFTADIPDVKEEALAHLDESGIVKVGTYVSAGMILVGKTSPKGEIKSTPEERLLRAIFGDKAGHVVNKSLYCPPSLEGTVIDVKVFTKKGYEKDARVLSAYEEEKAKLDMEHFDRLTMLNREELLRVSSLLSQAVLEEPFSHNGKDYKEGDQIPKEEIASINRFTLASLVKKYSKEVQNHYEITKNNFLEQKKVLGEEHEEKLSILEKDDILPNGVIKKVKLYIATKRKLKVGDKMAGRHGNKGIVSNIVPVADMPYTADGEPVDIVLNPLGVPSRMNIGQILEMHLGLVGKEFGKQIASMLEDKTRDFAKELRAKMLEIANAINEKDPLTIHVLENCSDEELLEYAKDWSKGVKMAIPVFEGISQEKFYKLFELAKIAMDGKMDLYDGRTGEKMRERVNVGYMYMIKLHHLVDEKVHARSTGPYSLVTHQPVGGKALFGGQRFGEMEVWALEAYGAAHTLKEMLTIKSDDIRGRENAYRAIAKGEQVGESEIPETFYVLTKELQSLALDINIFGDDVDEDGAPKPIIIKEDDRPKDFSSFQLTLASPEKIHSWSYGEVKKPETINYRTLKPERDGLFCMKIFGPTKDYECLCGKYKKPRFKDIGTCEKCGVAITHSKVRRFRMGHIELATPVAHIWYVNSLPSRIGTLLGVKMKDLERVLYYEAYIVKEPGEAAYDNEGTKLVMKYDILNEEQYQNISRRYEDRGFVAQMGGEAIKDLLEEIDLITLLQSLKEEVKDTNSDAKKKKLIKRLKVVESFLNSGNRPEWMMLTVLPVLPPDLRPLVALDGGKFAVSDVNELYRRVINRNQRLKRLMELGAPEIIVRNEKRMLQEAVDVLFDNGRSTNAVKGANKRPLKSLSEIIKGKQGRFRQNLLGKRVDFSGRSVIVVGPNLKMDECGLPKNMALELFKPHLLSKLEERGYATTLKQAKRMIEQKSNEVWECLQEITEGYPVLLNRAPTLHKQSIQAFHPKLIDGKAIQLHPLVCSAFNADFDGDQMAVHVPLSQEAIAECKVLMLSSMNILLPASGKAVAIPSQDMVLGLYYLSLEKSGVKGEHKLFSSVNEIITAIDTKELDIHAKIRVLDQGNIIATSAGRMIIKSILPDFIPTDLWNRPMKKKDIGVLVDYVHKVGGIGITATFLDNLKTLGFRYATKAGISISMEDIITPKDKQKMVEKAKVEVKKIQQQYDQGLLTDQERYNKIIDTWTEVNDKMSKEMMSAIAQDKEGFNSIYMMADSGARGSAAQIRQLSAMRGLMTKPDGSIIETPIISNFKEGLNVLEYFNSTHGARKGLADTALKTANAGYLTRKLIDVSQNVKVVSDDCGTHEGIEITDIAVGSELIEPLEERIFGRVLLEDVIDPITNEILLYADTLIDEEGAKKVVEAGIKSITIRTPVTCKAPKGVCAKCYGLNLGEGKMSYPGEAVGVVAAQSIGEPGTQLTLRTFHVGGTASRSQDEHEIVASKEGFVRFYNLRTYTNKEGKNIIANRRNASILVVEPKIKAPFDGELRIETVYEEVVVSVKNGEQEDKFVLRRSDIVKPSELAGVGGKIEGKVYLPYASGHKVHKGGSIADIIQEGWNVPNRIPYASELLVKDNDPIAQDVYAKEKGVIKYYVLEANHLERTHGVKKGDTVSEKGLFAVVADDNGREAARHYIARGSEILIDDNSEVGANSVISKPTTNTFKTIATWDPYNTPIIADFKGKVSFVDIIAGVTVAEKEDENTGITSLVVNDYIPSGYKPSLFLEGANGEEVRYFLEPKTSIAISDGSSVEQAEVLAKIPKATVKSRDITGGLPRVSELFEARKPKPKDVAILSEVDGIVSFGKPIRNKEHIIVTSKDGRLTDYFVDKGKQILVHADEFVHAGEAMTDGVVSSHDILRISGEKELYKYIVSEVQQVYRRQGVSIADKHIEIIVSQMLRQVRILDSGDSKFIEGDLVSKKLFKEENARVIALKGEPAIAEPVLLGITRAAIGSDSIISAASFQETTKVLTEASIAMKKDFLEDLKENVVLGRMIPVGTGMYKNKKIVLRALEDNSKF; this is encoded by the coding sequence ATGTCAAAAAAAATTCCCCTAAAAAACCGCTTGAGAGCTGATTTTACAAAAACCCCGACAGATTTAGAAGTTCCTAATTTATTATTATTACAACGAGACAGCTATGATTCTTTCTTGTATTCCAAAGATGGCAAAGAGAGCGGGATTGAAAAGGTTTTTAAATCCATTTTCCCTATCCAAGATGAGCATAACCGCATCACTTTAGAATACGCAGGTTGCGAATTTGGCAAGTCTAAATACACTGTTAGAGAAGCGATGGAGAGGGGCATTACCTACTCTATCCCGCTTAAAATTAAAGTGCACTTGATTTTGTGGGAAAAAAACACCAAAAGTGGCGAAAAGAACGGCATCAAGGATATTAAAGAACAAAGCATTTTCATTCGTGAGATCCCTTTGATGACAGAACGCACTTCATTTATTATCAATGGGGTGGAGCGCGTGGTGGTCAATCAGCTCCACAGAAGCCCCGGTGTGATTTTCAAAGAAGAAGAATCTAGCACTTCTTTAAACAAGCTCATTTACACAGGGCAAATCATCCCTGATAGGGGTTCGTGGCTGTATTTTGAATACGATTCTAAAGATGTTTTATACGCTCGTATCAATAAACGCCGTAAAGTGCCTGTTACCATTTTATTTAGGGCGATGGATTATCAAAAACAAGACATCATTAAAATGTTCTACCCGCTTGTGAAAGTGCGTTATGAAAACGATAAATATTTGATCCCGTTTGCTTCATTAGACGCCAATCAAAGAATGGAATTTGACTTGAAAGATCCTCAAGGCAAGATCATTCTTTTAGCGGGTAAAAAACTCACTTCAAGAAAGATTAAAGAGCTTAAAGAAAACCATTTAGAATGGGTGGAATACCCTATGGATATTTTAATCAATCGTCATTTAGCTGAGCCTGTTATGGTAGGGAAAGAAGTCTTATTGGACATGCTCACTCAGCTAGATAAAAACAAATTAGAAAAAATCCACGATTTAGGCGTGCAAGAATTTGTGATCATCAACGATCTAGCGTTAGGGCATGACGCTTCCATTATCCATTCTTTTTTGGCCGATTATGAGTCTTTGAAATTGCTCAAGCAAACGGAAAAAATTGATGATGAAAACGCTCTAGCGGCGATTCGTATCCATAAGGTTATGAAGCCAGGCGATCCTGTTACGACTGAAGTGGCTAAGCAATTTGTCAAAAAACTTTTCTTTGATCCTGAACGCTATGATTTGACCATGGTGGGGCGCATGAAAATGAATCACAAGTTAGGCTTGCATGTGCCTGATTACATTACGACTTTAACGCATGAAGATATTATCACCACCGTTAAATACCTCATGAAGATCAAAAACAATCAGGGCAAGATTGATGACAGGGACCACTTGGGCAATCGTAGGATCAGAGCGGTAGGGGAATTATTGGCTAATGAATTGCATTCAGGCTTAGTGAAAATGCAAAAGACCATTAAAGACAAGCTCACCACCATGAGCGGGGCTTTTGATTCGCTCATGCCCCATGACTTGGTCAATTCTAAAATGATCACCAGCACTATCATGGAATTTTTCATGGGTGGCCAGCTCTCGCAATTTATGGATCAAACTAACCCTTTGAGTGAAGTTACGCACAAACGCCGCCTTTCAGCGCTCGGTGAAGGGGGGTTAGTCAAAGACAGGGTGGGGTTTGAAGCCAGGGATGTGCACCCCACGCATTATGGCCGAATTTGCCCCATTGAAACCCCAGAAGGTCAAAATATCGGTTTGATCAACACCCTTTCCACTTTCACAAGAGTGAATGATTTAGGCTTTATTGAAGCCCCTTATAAAAAGGTTGTGGATGGCAAAGTGGTGGGCGAGATGATTTATTTGACCGCTATTCAAGAAGACAGCCACATCATCGCTCCCGCAAGCACCCCCATTGATGAAGAGGGTAATATTTTAGGCGATTTGATTGAAACGCGCGTGGAAGGCGAGATCGTTTTAAACGAAAAAAGCAAAGTTACCTTAATGGATTTAAGCTCTAGCATGCTAGTAGGGGTCGCCGCATCGCTCATTCCTTTCTTAGAGCATGATGACGCCAACCGCGCTTTAATGGGGACTAACATGCAGCGCCAAGCCGTGCCATTATTAAGAAGCGACGCTCCCATTGTAGGCACAGGGATTGAAAAAATTATCGCTAGAGATTCTTGGGGAGCGATCAAGGCTAATCGTGCAGGCGTTGTAGAAAAAATTGATTCTAAAAACATTTATATTTTAGGCGAAGGTAAAGAAGAAGCCTATATTGATGCGTATTCTTTGCAAAAAAACTTGCGCACCAACCAAAACACCAGTTTCAATCAAGTCCCTATCGTTAAAGTGGGCGATAAAGTGGAAGCCGGGCAAATCATCGCTGATGGCCCTAGCATGGACAGAGGCGAGTTAGCGTTAGGGAAAAATGTGCGCGTGGCGTTCATGCCTTGGAATGGCTACAATTTTGAAGACGCGATCGTGGTGAGTGAGCGCATCACTAAAGACGATATTTTCACTTCCACCCACATTTATGAAAAAGAAGTGGACGCTAGGGAGCTTAAGCATGGCGTGGAAGAATTTACCGCTGATATTCCTGATGTGAAAGAAGAAGCGCTCGCTCATCTTGATGAAAGCGGGATCGTTAAAGTCGGCACTTACGTGAGCGCTGGCATGATTTTAGTGGGCAAAACTTCTCCTAAAGGCGAGATTAAAAGCACGCCTGAAGAACGGCTCTTAAGGGCTATTTTTGGGGATAAAGCCGGGCATGTGGTCAATAAGAGTTTGTATTGTCCCCCCAGTTTGGAAGGCACGGTGATTGATGTGAAAGTCTTCACTAAAAAAGGCTATGAGAAGGATGCGCGGGTTTTGAGCGCGTATGAAGAAGAAAAAGCCAAGCTTGATATGGAGCATTTTGACCGCTTGACCATGCTCAATAGAGAAGAATTGTTGCGCGTTAGTTCGCTCCTTTCTCAAGCGGTTTTAGAAGAGCCTTTCAGCCATAATGGTAAGGATTATAAAGAAGGCGATCAAATCCCTAAAGAAGAAATCGCTTCAATCAACCGCTTCACTTTGGCTAGTTTGGTCAAAAAGTATTCTAAAGAAGTGCAAAACCACTATGAAATCACTAAAAACAATTTCTTAGAGCAAAAGAAGGTTTTGGGTGAAGAACATGAAGAAAAGCTTTCTATTTTAGAAAAAGACGATATTTTGCCTAATGGCGTGATCAAAAAAGTCAAGCTCTATATCGCTACAAAACGAAAGCTTAAGGTGGGCGATAAAATGGCAGGAAGGCATGGGAATAAAGGGATTGTGTCTAATATCGTGCCGGTTGCGGATATGCCTTATACCGCTGATGGCGAGCCTGTAGATATTGTCTTAAACCCTTTGGGCGTGCCAAGCCGCATGAATATTGGGCAGATTTTAGAAATGCATTTAGGCTTAGTGGGGAAAGAGTTTGGGAAACAAATCGCTAGCATGCTAGAGGATAAAACCAGAGATTTTGCCAAAGAATTGCGCGCTAAAATGCTAGAAATCGCTAACGCTATCAATGAAAAAGACCCCTTGACAATCCATGTTCTTGAGAATTGCTCTGATGAAGAGCTTTTGGAATACGCTAAAGATTGGAGCAAGGGCGTTAAGATGGCTATCCCTGTGTTTGAAGGCATCTCGCAAGAAAAATTTTATAAGCTGTTTGAATTAGCCAAGATCGCTATGGATGGCAAAATGGATCTGTATGATGGGCGCACAGGCGAGAAAATGAGGGAGCGCGTGAATGTGGGCTATATGTATATGATCAAACTCCACCACTTAGTGGATGAAAAAGTCCATGCCAGAAGCACAGGCCCTTATAGCTTAGTAACGCACCAACCCGTGGGGGGTAAAGCGCTCTTTGGGGGTCAAAGGTTTGGGGAAATGGAAGTGTGGGCGTTAGAAGCTTATGGCGCAGCACACACTCTCAAAGAAATGCTTACCATTAAATCCGATGATATTAGAGGCAGAGAGAACGCTTATAGGGCTATCGCTAAAGGTGAGCAAGTGGGCGAGAGTGAAATCCCTGAGACTTTCTATGTCTTGACTAAAGAATTGCAATCGCTCGCTTTGGATATTAATATTTTTGGGGACGATGTGGATGAGGATGGAGCGCCTAAGCCCATTATCATTAAAGAAGATGACAGGCCTAAAGACTTTAGCTCTTTCCAGCTCACTCTAGCCAGCCCTGAAAAAATCCATTCTTGGAGCTATGGGGAAGTTAAAAAGCCAGAAACGATCAATTATCGCACCTTAAAACCTGAACGAGACGGCTTGTTTTGCATGAAAATCTTTGGCCCTACTAAAGATTATGAATGCTTGTGCGGTAAATACAAAAAGCCTCGCTTCAAAGACATTGGCACATGCGAAAAATGCGGCGTGGCGATCACGCATTCCAAAGTCAGGCGTTTTAGAATGGGGCATATTGAATTGGCCACTCCTGTAGCGCATATCTGGTATGTCAATTCCTTGCCTAGCCGTATCGGCACGCTTTTAGGTGTTAAGATGAAAGATTTAGAGCGCGTGCTGTATTATGAAGCTTATATCGTTAAAGAACCAGGCGAAGCCGCTTATGACAATGAAGGCACTAAGCTTGTGATGAAATACGATATTTTGAATGAAGAGCAGTATCAAAATATCTCACGAAGATACGAAGACAGGGGCTTTGTGGCGCAAATGGGCGGCGAAGCGATCAAGGATTTGTTAGAAGAAATTGATTTGATCACCTTATTGCAGAGTTTGAAAGAAGAAGTGAAAGACACCAATTCGGATGCGAAAAAGAAAAAACTCATTAAGCGTTTGAAAGTGGTAGAAAGCTTTTTAAATTCTGGTAACAGGCCTGAATGGATGATGCTCACGGTTTTACCGGTATTGCCGCCGGATTTAAGGCCTTTAGTCGCGCTAGATGGCGGGAAATTTGCGGTCAGCGATGTGAATGAATTGTATCGTCGTGTCATCAATCGTAACCAACGCTTGAAACGCTTAATGGAGCTTGGGGCGCCAGAAATCATTGTGCGCAATGAAAAAAGGATGTTGCAAGAAGCCGTGGATGTGCTTTTTGATAACGGCCGCAGCACCAATGCGGTTAAAGGGGCTAACAAACGCCCTTTAAAATCGCTCAGCGAGATCATTAAAGGCAAGCAAGGGCGTTTCAGACAAAACCTTTTAGGTAAGCGCGTGGATTTTTCAGGCAGAAGCGTGATTGTGGTTGGGCCTAATCTCAAAATGGATGAATGCGGGTTGCCTAAAAACATGGCGTTAGAACTATTCAAACCGCATTTGTTATCCAAGCTTGAAGAGAGGGGCTATGCCACCACGCTCAAACAAGCTAAACGCATGATTGAGCAAAAAAGCAATGAAGTGTGGGAGTGCTTGCAAGAAATCACAGAGGGGTATCCGGTGCTACTCAACCGCGCTCCTACCTTACACAAGCAATCCATTCAAGCGTTCCATCCAAAGCTGATTGATGGCAAAGCGATCCAATTGCACCCGTTAGTGTGCTCAGCGTTTAACGCCGATTTTGACGGGGATCAAATGGCGGTGCATGTGCCTTTAAGCCAGGAAGCGATCGCTGAATGCAAGGTGCTGATGTTAAGCTCTATGAATATCCTTCTGCCCGCTAGCGGTAAAGCCGTAGCCATTCCTAGCCAGGATATGGTTTTAGGGCTTTATTATCTTTCTTTAGAAAAGAGCGGGGTCAAGGGCGAACATAAGCTTTTTTCTAGCGTGAATGAAATCATCACCGCTATTGACACGAAAGAATTAGACATCCACGCAAAGATTAGGGTTTTAGATCAAGGGAATATTATCGCTACGAGCGCGGGGCGCATGATCATTAAGTCTATTTTGCCTGATTTTATCCCTACGGATTTGTGGAACAGACCCATGAAGAAAAAAGATATTGGCGTGCTTGTGGATTATGTGCATAAAGTCGGCGGTATTGGCATTACCGCAACCTTTTTGGATAATTTAAAAACGCTTGGCTTTAGGTATGCGACTAAGGCTGGTATTTCTATCTCTATGGAAGATATTATCACGCCAAAAGACAAGCAAAAAATGGTGGAAAAAGCCAAAGTAGAGGTTAAAAAAATCCAGCAACAATACGATCAAGGGCTGCTCACTGACCAAGAGCGTTACAATAAGATCATTGACACTTGGACTGAAGTCAATGACAAAATGAGTAAAGAAATGATGAGCGCTATCGCGCAAGATAAAGAGGGCTTTAACTCTATTTATATGATGGCAGATAGCGGCGCAAGGGGGAGTGCGGCGCAAATCCGTCAGCTTTCAGCGATGAGGGGTCTTATGACAAAGCCGGACGGCAGTATCATTGAAACGCCCATTATTTCTAACTTTAAAGAGGGGTTGAATGTCTTAGAATACTTTAACTCCACTCATGGCGCTAGAAAGGGCTTAGCGGATACAGCGCTAAAAACCGCCAATGCAGGGTATTTGACAAGAAAGCTTATTGATGTTTCGCAAAATGTCAAGGTGGTGTCTGATGATTGCGGCACGCATGAAGGGATTGAAATCACGGATATTGCGGTGGGGAGTGAGCTGATTGAACCTTTAGAAGAGCGTATTTTTGGGCGCGTTTTATTAGAAGATGTGATCGATCCCATTACGAATGAAATCTTGCTTTATGCGGACACTTTGATTGATGAAGAGGGCGCTAAAAAGGTGGTTGAAGCCGGGATTAAATCCATTACGATCCGCACCCCAGTAACTTGTAAAGCGCCCAAGGGCGTGTGCGCGAAATGCTATGGCTTGAATTTGGGCGAAGGCAAGATGAGCTATCCAGGTGAAGCGGTGGGCGTGGTAGCCGCGCAATCTATTGGGGAGCCTGGAACGCAGCTCACTTTAAGGACTTTCCATGTGGGCGGGACAGCGAGCAGGAGTCAGGATGAGCACGAAATCGTGGCGAGCAAAGAAGGTTTTGTGCGTTTTTATAATCTTAGGACTTACACGAACAAAGAGGGTAAAAACATTATCGCTAACCGCCGTAACGCTTCTATTTTAGTGGTAGAGCCTAAGATTAAAGCGCCTTTTGATGGGGAATTACGCATTGAAACGGTCTATGAAGAAGTCGTTGTGAGCGTGAAAAATGGCGAGCAAGAAGATAAGTTCGTTTTAAGAAGAAGCGATATTGTCAAGCCAAGCGAATTAGCCGGCGTTGGCGGTAAGATTGAGGGGAAAGTGTATTTGCCTTATGCTAGTGGGCATAAGGTGCATAAGGGGGGGAGTATCGCTGATATTATCCAAGAGGGCTGGAATGTGCCTAATCGCATCCCTTATGCGAGCGAATTGCTAGTCAAGGATAATGACCCTATCGCGCAAGATGTGTATGCCAAAGAAAAAGGCGTGATCAAATACTATGTTTTAGAGGCTAACCATTTGGAGCGCACCCATGGAGTCAAAAAGGGCGATACTGTGAGTGAAAAAGGCTTGTTTGCGGTGGTAGCTGACGATAATGGTAGGGAAGCCGCTCGCCATTATATCGCTAGGGGTTCTGAGATCTTGATTGATGATAATAGTGAAGTGGGCGCTAATAGCGTGATCTCTAAACCCACGACTAACACTTTCAAAACGATCGCCACATGGGATCCTTACAACACCCCTATCATTGCGGACTTTAAGGGTAAGGTGAGTTTTGTGGATATTATCGCAGGGGTTACGGTCGCTGAAAAAGAAGACGAAAATACCGGTATCACAAGCTTAGTGGTGAATGATTACATTCCAAGCGGGTACAAACCAAGCTTGTTTTTAGAGGGGGCTAATGGCGAAGAAGTGCGTTATTTCCTAGAGCCAAAAACTTCTATCGCCATTAGCGATGGCTCTAGTGTGGAGCAGGCTGAAGTGTTAGCGAAAATCCCTAAAGCGACCGTTAAATCTAGGGATATTACTGGGGGTCTCCCAAGGGTTTCTGAACTCTTTGAAGCGAGAAAACCCAAGCCTAAAGATGTGGCGATCCTTTCTGAAGTGGATGGGATTGTGAGTTTTGGCAAACCCATTCGCAATAAAGAACACATCATCGTAACTTCCAAAGATGGTCGTCTTACAGATTATTTTGTGGATAAAGGCAAGCAAATTTTAGTGCATGCTGATGAATTTGTGCATGCAGGAGAGGCGATGACGGATGGAGTGGTTTCAAGCCATGATATTTTAAGGATCAGCGGCGAAAAAGAGCTTTATAAATACATTGTGAGCGAGGTCCAGCAAGTGTATCGCAGGCAAGGGGTAAGCATTGCAGACAAACACATTGAAATCATTGTGTCTCAAATGTTAAGGCAAGTGCGCATCTTAGATAGCGGGGATAGCAAGTTTATTGAAGGGGATTTGGTCAGTAAAAAACTGTTCAAAGAAGAAAACGCTCGTGTGATCGCTTTAAAAGGCGAGCCGGCGATTGCTGAACCGGTGCTTTTAGGGATCACTAGAGCGGCTATTGGGAGCGATAGCATCATTTCAGCGGCCTCTTTCCAAGAAACGACTAAAGTTTTAACAGAAGCCAGTATTGCGATGAAAAAAGACTTTTTAGAAGATTTGAAAGAGAATGTGGTGTTGGGGAGGATGATCCCTGTGGGAACTGGCATGTATAAGAATAAAAAAATCGTGTTAAGAGCGCTTGAGGATAACTCTAAATTTTGA
- the rpsL gene encoding 30S ribosomal protein S12 yields the protein MPTINQLIRKERKKVVKKTKSPALVECPQRRGVCTRVYTTTPKKPNSALRKVAKVRLTSKFEVISYIPGEGHNLQEHSIVLVRGGRVKDLPGVKYHIVRGALDTAGVNKRTVSRSKYGTKKAKATDKKATDNKKK from the coding sequence GTGCCTACTATCAATCAGTTGATTAGAAAAGAAAGGAAAAAGGTGGTTAAAAAAACCAAATCACCTGCATTAGTGGAATGCCCTCAAAGGAGAGGGGTTTGTACTAGGGTTTATACGACTACCCCTAAAAAGCCTAACTCGGCTTTAAGAAAGGTCGCTAAGGTCCGTTTGACCAGTAAATTTGAAGTGATCAGTTATATCCCTGGTGAAGGGCATAACTTGCAAGAACACTCCATTGTGTTAGTGCGTGGGGGTAGGGTTAAGGATTTACCCGGTGTGAAATACCATATCGTTCGTGGCGCTTTAGACACTGCAGGGGTCAATAAAAGAACGGTTTCACGCTCTAAATATGGGACTAAAAAAGCTAAAGCGACCGACAAGAAAGCAACCGACAACAAGAAAAAATAA
- the rpsG gene encoding 30S ribosomal protein S7 has translation MRRRKAPVREVLGDPVYGNKVVTKFINKMMYDGKKSVAEKIIYKAFNKIEEKSGEKGIEVFEKALERVRPLVEVRSRRVGGATYQVPVEVRASRQQSLSIRWILEATRKRNERMMVDRLANELMDAANDKGAAFKKKEDVHKMAEANKAFAHYRW, from the coding sequence ATGAGAAGAAGAAAAGCACCCGTTAGGGAGGTTTTGGGCGATCCTGTTTATGGGAATAAAGTGGTTACTAAGTTTATCAATAAGATGATGTATGACGGCAAGAAAAGCGTGGCGGAAAAAATCATCTATAAAGCTTTTAATAAGATTGAAGAAAAAAGCGGTGAAAAAGGGATTGAAGTGTTTGAAAAAGCCCTAGAAAGAGTGCGTCCTTTAGTGGAAGTGCGTAGCAGAAGAGTGGGCGGGGCTACCTATCAAGTGCCGGTAGAAGTGAGGGCGAGTCGCCAACAGTCGCTATCTATTCGTTGGATTTTAGAAGCGACCAGAAAACGCAATGAAAGGATGATGGTGGATAGATTGGCTAACGAGCTTATGGATGCGGCTAACGATAAGGGTGCGGCTTTTAAGAAAAAAGAAGATGTGCATAAAATGGCAGAGGCGAATAAAGCGTTCGCGCACTATCGCTGGTAA